The DNA sequence tcaggtcactggtgatacaaggtttgttattggggaagcatctcacggttctggtggggattatgttatccacacagacgtttatataATCGGTTACACACcgcatggcattgatgtcctctccatgtggctggcacagtgcgtcccagtctgtagcctcaaagcaaccttgcagatcttcttcagcttcttgtgaccattttctcacagtcctctttattacaggttgcctctgaacaaggggcttatatttcgagcagagaaaaacaagattgtgatctgatttgcctagaggaggtcttgctgtagtgatgtatgagtccttgacatttgcataaaacaaatccaatgttttgttttctctggtagagcagctgacaaattgttgaaacgttgaaagtgtagcagagagtgaagcatggttaaaatcaccagaaattgccacaaaagcattgaggttttgtgtctgtagcttagcaacaactgagctgatggcatcacatgcagtgtcagaaacagcagaaggtggaacgtaaactgttgccaaaataactcTCTGGGTAActctggtgaactctctgggtaaataatatggacgaaaacttactgccaacagttcaatatctggactgtggagatgacacttcacagtaacatgtcctggattacaccatctgttgttcacaagtactgccagtccacctcctttacatttgccactcctctttaaatctctgtctgctcatatggttaaaaagcctggcagagagacgctggagtcggggatatgatcctgcagccatgtctcagtaaaacacatgctactgcatgcccggtactctggctgggtcctttgtagggcttgaacttcatccaacttgtttcccaacgatctcacattgcccatcaaaatcgatggaagagatggtttgaacttcctccttctctctcttctcttagttcctgctctgcatccacggcgtctccttttcaactcatcagggatttggggttgtagcttaagtattatttgagcttttgagatattaatcagctgctcccggttgtaagaaacaaccccgctgccatggcaatgcatcataacaaatgtccaaaaatagaaagtattaagaaaaatcctccaagctgcacagcatccgacactggagtggacagtcatccaaaaaaaatcaactgtatccaccacaagaggaatagttcccaaaaaagaataaatcagaatcaaaagtaacagagctactccaacctgctgccaccttgagcggcgcaattctagaaataGGGTCAATAGGGTCATTGACAAACGTGAGCTTTTTTCTGTACTGATTAGCTTTATTCTTGATGACTTCTGGGCactgcatgtcagctgctgCCAGGGTGAGGAATTCCAAGTTGCCCCACCATGGTCAAGAAATAAAGAATCCTGGATCTAGATGGTGCTCCGCATCACCACCAAAATCTAATCATCTGTTCCTTGTTCTAATACGCACCCCAATAACCAAATTTGTTTATAaccttttcagatattttccaAACAGACGGAGAGACATAACTTCGTTGGCAGAGGTAACAAGATACATTGAATGTGGTGGTTGTACAGTAAcaataaattcattttgaggACATGCATGAAGCTCTAAAACCAGGTGACATATGATAACAACAAGGGGCAGTCTTACCTTTTCTTTGATCAGCTCTGCCCAGCTACGCACTGGAATAAAAAGAACAATGTTGATATGATAAACCCATCTCTGGGCTGTTCACAGCTTTGTAAAGATGTTCTTGTGTGTTCATACTCAGCCCTTGGTTGCGTTGAACCCAGACTGGCGGTGGAGGGATGAGACTGTACGGTGCCTGAGTGGAGGATGTTTTAGTCATTTCTGTTAAGTCTTCTTCACTGTCTTCTTCCACCGATTCTTCAGAGTTCTCGTCGTCCTCATCCTCATCTGGCACCTCTgaggagagaaaaaacaaagactgCAACAGTTTAGAAGGGACTTTGCCctaaaaatgtagaaataaaatacacatataTCATGTTGTACCCTCAGGCTCCATCCCCTCAAACCCTGTTCTGGATTTGTGCAGGAGCTGATGGCTCGCCATGGTTGTCATTGCACTGTGGAAGGATGGGTGGGAGGATCCTACTGATGGCATGTTTGCTTCAGAGTTTGTGGTCCTCACAGCATCTACATgtattagatagatagatagatagatagatagatagatagatagatagatagatagatagatagacagacagacagacagacagacagacagacagacagacagacagacagacagacagacagacagacagacagacagacagacagacagacagacagacagacagacagacagacagacagacagacagatagatagatagatagatagatagatagatagatagatagatagatagatagatagatagatagatagatagatagatagatagatagatagatagatagatagatagatagatagatagatagatagatagatagatagatagatagatagatagatagatagatagatagatagatagatagatagatagatagatagatagatagataggtcATTATTACATGTAGAATTTGGTCACCTTCAGACTAATTTATAATGCTGCTCACATCAAATTGCCTCTCTCACCTTTCCCCAGATGATCTTTCTGCTCAGTTTGGAGACCCAAGGTGCTGACTGGCTCCAATAGCTCAAAGCCAGATGCCTGCCAAGGTGAAGTCCAGTCAGATAGAAAGACTGGGGGTTCTCTGGAAGGGCCTTCGCTGTCTGTGTTCATTGCGACGAGCTGGTCCGGGTCCACCTCCGATGCTGGCAGCAGCCTGGTTGCCAAGGTACCAGGAGACCTGACTGGTGTGTGGGAGACCACCATTGCCGCCCCGGCTGGTCCCTCCTCTGTGACATCTTCAAATGGCTCGAAGATCAGAGGAAGAGCCTCTGATGACATGGTGGCCTCTGTGGCGTCATCCTGAGAGACTGGGACCGCCGTGTCTGCTGAAGTTTGTATCAACACAAGAGCAGatatacaatgccttgcagaaatattcatttttcatattttttcactTACAACCACacaatttaatgtattttgtttgatAGATGAACACAATGTAGACCCTAATTGTAAAGTTTAAGACAGATAATGCaaggtttttaacattttttacaaataaagttctgaaaagtgtggcgtgcctTGGTATTCACCCCTTCAACATCATACTGTGggtatgcttttcttcaacagggacagagaggctggtcagagctgatggaaaGATGGGTGGACCTACGTACAGGGTAATCCTGGAAATAaatctgttagaagctgcaaaagacctcAGAATGGGAAAGGGATTCACCTTCTAGTAGGACAATGAACCTCAACagacagccagagctacaatggaagtGTTTAAGTGAAGGCCTATCCATGTATTAAAATATCCCAGTCATAGCCTAGATCCAAATCCAATTGTGGATATAGATCCAGAGTCCACAGACTCTCCCCATCTAATATGGCTGAGCTTGagtcattttgcaaagaagaacagGCTAAAGTTTTAGTCTCCAGATGTGAAAAGCTGGTGGAAACGTCCCCCAAAACACTTACAGCTGGGACTGCAGCAAAACGTACTGACTCAAGGGGGTGAGTATACTATAAGTACACAGcacaattttcacattttgtttggtAATAAATGTTGATAGCCATATAACATTTGCCTTCATCTTCACAATCATCCATGTCTTTGTGttagtttatcacataaaatcacagagagaaaaaaagctaaggggtatgaatacttattAGAGAAGGTTATTAACATGCgaatttaaattaaaagggTCAAACGTTTTGGAACATTCAAAGAAATACTGCAGTCTGACACTGTTTTGTGATCATTTTGGGTTCAATACTGAAAAAAATTCAGAAACAATGAATGTTGACTCCTTCagtcttttaaataaaaccacatctgacagctgaaataaaatatgtatgttTTCCACTGGAAAACAACAACAGATCCAGTAGCATATTTAGTATTTATGACAGAGTAAAGCTGCTTGGAAGTTAAGGCAGTCTatcatacaaaataaaataaaaactttaaaatgctcTTTGAGAGAATCAAACATCAGCAGTGGGATAGTCTAAAGAGAGAAGTCAATTTAGTTTAGGACATCTCTAATGAACCCCTTAGGTCCATGTCTTATCCATAATCCTTTCACATGTTGTCACTTTAAGAATTGGGGCTTTTTGTCagcttcattttctttttgaaatagGCCTTCCTCAACAGGCAATCCCACATgggcatatacaggtccttctcaaaatattagcatattgtgataaagttcattattttccataatgtcatgctgaaaatttaacattcatatattttagattcattgcacactaactgaaatatttcaggtctttaattgtcttaatacggatgattttggcatacagctcatgaaaacccaaaattcctatctcacaaaattagcatattattaaaagggtctctaaacgagctatgaacctaatcatctgaatcaacgagttaactctaaacacctgcaaaagattcctgtggcctttaaaactcccagcctggttcatcactcgaaaccccaatcatgggtaagactgccgacctgactgctgtccagaaggccactattgacaccctgaagcaagagggtaagacacagaaagaaatttctgaacgaataggctgttcccagagtgctgtatcaaggcacctcagtgggaagtctgtgggaaggaaaaagtgtggcagaaaacgctgcacaacgagaagaggtgaccggaccctgaggaagattgtggagaagggccgattccagaccttgggggacctgcggaagcagtggactgagtctggagtagaaacatccagagccaccgtgcacaggcgtgtgcaggaaatgggctacaggtgccgcattccccaggtcaagccacttttgaaccagaaacagcggcagaagcgcctgacctgggctacagagaagcagcactggactgttgctcagtggtccaaagtacttttttcggatgaaagtaaattctgcatgtcattcggaaatcaaggtgccagagtctggaggaagactggggagaaggaaatgccaaaatgccagaagtccagtgtcaagtacccacagtcagtgatggtctggggtgccgtgtcagctgctggtgttggtccactgtgttttatcaagggcaggatcaatgcagctagctatcaggagattttggagcacttcatgcttccatctgctgaaaagttttatggagatgaagatttcatttttcagcacgacctggcacctgctcacagtgccaaaaccactggtaaatggtttactgaccatggtatcactgtgctcaattggcctgccaactctcctgacctgaaccccatagagaatctgtggaatattgtgaagagaacgttgagagactcaagacccaacactctggatgagctaaaggccgctatcgaagcatcctgggcctccataagacctcagcagtgccacaggctgattgcctccatgccacgccacattgaagcagtcatttctgccaaaggattcccgaccaagtattgagtgcataactgtacatgattatttgaaggttgacgttttttgtattaaaaacacttttcttttattggttggatgaaatatgctaattttgtgagataggaattttgggttttcatgagctgtatgccaaaatcatccatattaagacaataaaagacctgaaatatttcagttagtgtgcaatgaatctaaaatatatgaatgttaaattttcatcatgacattatggaaaataatgaactttatcacaatatgctaatattttgagaaggacctgtacatgtaaaTATAATTGTACACCTTGTTTTCAATTAACAGTAATTAACCACATTTTATGGTTCAATTTCACAAGCAACACCCTGGTCTGATTAGCAGGTGTCCTGGGGAATCAAGAAATCCCTTAACTAGAACCTGTCCCACAACATCAAGTAAACTTAAAGGTCTAGAAAAACAACACACCATGTCCCAATCTAAAGTAATTCAGAAACAGATGAAAAGCAAAGTCACTGATATACATGGGCCAGGTTGATTTGGGtaacatttttccttcatatataAAAACCCTCATGAAATCCATTAAATAATAACCTGCTGGTCTCTTTACTGTAGCCTATAGGTGGAGAACGCTGGATACAGCAGTTGGTTCTCCAAAGACTCAGATAACAAACCCAGCCACCAGCCCTCTCCTGGCTGTTGTGATGTTCTCTTTTTTCTGACTTGAATCAAGAATAGAAAGTAATTAGACTGCCACGGGTCCCCGCTGGGGTTCAAAGTGGAGCGTGGAAAAGCAGGCGCTTTCTTTGTCAATCATCAAAGCCAATCTTTGCCTccacatacatttttaatgaaacGTCTTAGAGAATAATGAGGCAAGCTGGGAAATATGTTGACTTGAACATGGAAACTTTAAAggcaattaaaaaacaaaaagagaatgttTGGCCCAAACTAGAATACATTTTCTATCAAGTTTGTTCCTGCATGcgtaaattttaaatattacctCCAGCAGGTCTTGCTGCCTCAGTCCACAAGCTTTCCAGGCCATCATCTCTGGGCATCAAGTTTAATGGTCCGATTTCAGGTAAAATACGATCTGAAGGAGAGGATTTTGTTGGTCCATCATGGCCCCAGACTGTCAGATGTGTGGAAGTTTGAGGAGTGACCAACAATAATGGAGGTATGGGACTGAGGGAGGCCAGTTTTGGAGACCACAAGGGAGTGTTTGGGGGCTTTGTGGAAGACTGCAAGGTTTCTTCAGAGTATTCGTCCTGTCCATCAAAAGCAGACGGCCTTGTCCTGTCTGTTTCACCTTGTTTGCTCTTTTGGCTGTAGAAAGAGTCCATCTGTGGTGTAATGGAGGCCCAAAAACTACCTGGAGTCCGTGTGTGGGTATTCATGTCAATGTCCACCTGTTCTCTCCAATTTTTTGGACCTAAACGCTCACCGTTGACAGGTTTGTCCTCTTTTACACTATCTACATCTTCCTCTACAGATATGCTCTCAATCTTCTTTCGTGCCTCATGACCAGCCTTACTCAACCCAAATTGTCTATGAACGCTGTCCCCATTTTTTGTCTGCGTCACTGGACCTATCCCCTCCGGTCCTCCATGTGGGCCAGTCCCTCCTCCTGCACCTACATTCAATATGAAGCTGGTAACATGCACTTTATCCAAGGGAACCGACTCTGTGGAGTATGTTACCTCATCTGTTGGTACTGAGCTGGTACAGTGCTCTTCACGGGAGCTGTCCTGCATCTGGTTGAACCCCGGGATGTAGGTGGGGGCTCCATAGACATAGAGAAAGGTCTCTGCCAGGAGGAACCCCTGGAGAATAGGGGACATCATCTTCTCTGTATCGTCTCAGTGCCTGCTGACAGACAGTAGGAGCAAATGAATAAATGCTAACAGGCTTAAAGAGAGGTGGGTGGAATACCTGCCTACGGGTTTGCAGTGTTACTAGACATACATGTGGTCGGAGCCAAACCAGGGGTGACAAGGCACAACACATTAAGGTGTCAGAATTTCATTTGAAGGCTTTTTAACATGTGCTaaccacagaaaacaaaattgaCTGAACATTTTCAGATGCCTTGTTTTGATTTTGGAGGTGCAGCCAGTTCAGGTATTGATATGAATGATATGGCTCATCACCCAGGGCATCATCAAATCAAAGGGAGAACTCACACTTGAAAAATTAAACAAGGTTATGTCTCATTTAGACAAGTaggtaattgttttttttgcatgtcCCGTCAGTGGGGAAGCTGGCAGGGTCAGGAAGGTGTCCTGTTTTGCACAAAATTTCTGTCGTCTTTTTCCCCAccataagacaataaaatatggCATTTTACATGTAAGTGTTTTGCTTCTACTTTCAcgataataaaatatttttgctaaAAAAGCATTAAGCAtgtaaaatgcatttgtttatatatttaggTAAGAATTGGTTCTCCATTCTCTGGATGAGCCAACATCTGCAATTTGTGGCTGAAGGCTGCAGCACTAAATATCAGTGTCATATCATTGCAGCTCTTTTTAAAAGACCTGCAGTCaaacaaattaatatatttttttagttcTTAGTAGTGCTGACCAGTCATAAAATGATAACTGTTTCTTGCAGAATATTTTCTGTGCAATGGTTCAAATCTTAACAATTACTAATGGGTTTGTGGGGCTGCAGATTTATGGCTTCACACAGGTAGTGATAGGGAGTTTTTGATGGTGGTGAGGGGATAAACACCATTTGCACCATTCATTTTAGAATTGCCAGTGGGTGCAATCTTTCAAATTCAGATCAAAAGCTCTTTCGTGTCAGAAAAAAAGAAGGGaatgcagaagaaaaataagaatGAGGAGGAGGATACAGAGAGGTAGAGGGAAAGTGGCAACCAGACGGAGAAAGAGAGATGAAATCTGACACAGCAGTCATCAGCCCCTCTTCACTTCTGCTATAAATAACACTAGGTTCCCTATCCTATAGGATCAACTTCAGGTGGCTGTTTGAATGCAAATCTGTGCATTATATAGAAATGTACACCCAAGAACAAATGCAAAAGGTACCCCGCATGATTTGTGCAATAATCTCCCCTATAACATAATTGACAGGTTGACATCCATTTTTACTGTCTCAGGCAAGAGAGAAAAGAATATCTCACCCAGTCGATGCAACATACAATCAATGTTTCAATCAAACCCACTTTCCCTGCCCGTGCAATCCCAGTACGATCAATAGACTCGACCAACTCTGTCAGTATGCGCATGCAGACCACCTCCCACCACCCGACAACATGACCACGCCAGCATCTAGACTGTAAACAAAATCCCCACTGCGGTACTGGGTCACATTTACCCAGTATGACAACTCAGAATCAGCCCTGAAACCGCAACACCATCAACGTCGCAGGCTGCTATCGAGAGCCGGATCCGCGCAAAATCAGCTGAGTCGCAAACggctgaaaataaaattagttaCCTTTTTGAGCTCATGATGGATTTTTTTTGCATTAGGAGATTGTAAAAAATGCTAAATGACTCTTGTATGTCCAAATACAGGCTATCAGCGTGGTCCAAGGAAGAAATCAAGCTGGAGAGGCTTGTTTCTGTGCAGCTCAACGTCACTGTCTCTATACGTCTGCTTCTTAAGTGCTGCCACCAAATGCTTACAACATGCAAGGAAAATCCGCCTCTTATTTTCAatatttcgtttttttttttttcttcgagAGCACATCTTGCTTATTTTATGGTCATTCTTCGATACGTAAGATTTGCGATCCACTTGTTCCTGCTTTCCGCCGCCCTGCAGGGACACAGCCCATCAGGCGGACTGTGGTGCTGAACGGACAGCTCTTTCACCTCAAATTACAGGTGGTCTGCTGCAAATAAACAGGATAAGACAAAGTCTCGTTTCCAGATTATCACAAGCCACTTAGAATGCAGAGAAAACATATGAAAGACGAAACCAAAAGTCCactttttgacctacatgcaaaacggCAGGTGTGACATAAAAGTAACGCTGCAcgtaaccctgaacacaccatcccctaCTGTGGCATTCTTCAGCATAGAGAGTGATGTTGGTCAGAGTTgtggagaagatggatggagctaaatacaaggcaatcttGAAAGGAAACGagtttagaggctgcaaaagatttgaggCTGGGGCAGCATGGAAGTTGctctaaacattcagccagagcaAGAATGGAGACGTTTagatgcaaatgtattcatgtgttaaacaCTACTTCTCTTGATCTATCATATAAAGTCTGAATAAAGGTTAGAGGTTTTCGGTTGTAACTcaacaaaatgtgattttatttttgcaggctGCTAGTTTGACATTCATTTTATAAATTTTGTTGGACCAACTGTAGGCTAACATACTGATTTGAATACAAAAATACTTATAAAACATGCTGTAGAAGTATAAGGAGACTGTATATTCATTGCACATCCAAGCAATCTGAACAAATGCGTCAGACCTTTTACATCAATAATAACACGCCATTACAGAAATCAAAATTTAATATAAGGGGCTCAAATAATATGGCGGGAAGGGTTtgattatgttttcttttttaacgacttttcattttaa is a window from the Girardinichthys multiradiatus isolate DD_20200921_A chromosome 15, DD_fGirMul_XY1, whole genome shotgun sequence genome containing:
- the LOC124882522 gene encoding armadillo-like helical domain-containing protein 4 isoform X2, translated to MMSPILQGFLLAETFLYVYGAPTYIPGFNQMQDSSREEHCTSSVPTDEVTYSTESVPLDKVHVTSFILNVGAGGGTGPHGGPEGIGPVTQTKNGDSVHRQFGLSKAGHEARKKIESISVEEDVDSVKEDKPVNGERLGPKNWREQVDIDMNTHTRTPGSFWASITPQMDSFYSQKSKQGETDRTRPSAFDGQDEYSEETLQSSTKPPNTPLWSPKLASLSPIPPLLLVTPQTSTHLTVWGHDGPTKSSPSDRILPEIGPLNLMPRDDGLESLWTEAARPAGDTAVPVSQDDATEATMSSEALPLIFEPFEDVTEEGPAGAAMVVSHTPVRSPGTLATRLLPASEVDPDQLVAMNTDSEGPSREPPVFLSDWTSPWQASGFELLEPVSTLGLQTEQKDHLGKDAVRTTNSEANMPSVGSSHPSFHSAMTTMASHQLLHKSRTGFEGMEPEEVPDEDEDDENSEESVEEDSEEDLTEMTKTSSTQAPYSLIPPPPVWVQRNQGLMRSWAELIKEKAGYVSGMLAPVGIGITGALLIVGALYSIRMLHRKRRNSFKHQRRKARQPEQPREPGTSFQDQAMLLADSSEDEF
- the LOC124882522 gene encoding armadillo-like helical domain-containing protein 4 isoform X1: MMSPILQGFLLAETFLYVYGAPTYIPGFNQMQDSSREEHCTSSVPTDEVTYSTESVPLDKVHVTSFILNVGAGGGTGPHGGPEGIGPVTQTKNGDSVHRQFGLSKAGHEARKKIESISVEEDVDSVKEDKPVNGERLGPKNWREQVDIDMNTHTRTPGSFWASITPQMDSFYSQKSKQGETDRTRPSAFDGQDEYSEETLQSSTKPPNTPLWSPKLASLSPIPPLLLVTPQTSTHLTVWGHDGPTKSSPSDRILPEIGPLNLMPRDDGLESLWTEAARPAGADTAVPVSQDDATEATMSSEALPLIFEPFEDVTEEGPAGAAMVVSHTPVRSPGTLATRLLPASEVDPDQLVAMNTDSEGPSREPPVFLSDWTSPWQASGFELLEPVSTLGLQTEQKDHLGKDAVRTTNSEANMPSVGSSHPSFHSAMTTMASHQLLHKSRTGFEGMEPEEVPDEDEDDENSEESVEEDSEEDLTEMTKTSSTQAPYSLIPPPPVWVQRNQGLMRSWAELIKEKAGYVSGMLAPVGIGITGALLIVGALYSIRMLHRKRRNSFKHQRRKARQPEQPREPGTSFQDQAMLLADSSEDEF
- the LOC124882522 gene encoding armadillo-like helical domain-containing protein 4 isoform X3, with product MNTHTRTPGSFWASITPQMDSFYSQKSKQGETDRTRPSAFDGQDEYSEETLQSSTKPPNTPLWSPKLASLSPIPPLLLVTPQTSTHLTVWGHDGPTKSSPSDRILPEIGPLNLMPRDDGLESLWTEAARPAGADTAVPVSQDDATEATMSSEALPLIFEPFEDVTEEGPAGAAMVVSHTPVRSPGTLATRLLPASEVDPDQLVAMNTDSEGPSREPPVFLSDWTSPWQASGFELLEPVSTLGLQTEQKDHLGKDAVRTTNSEANMPSVGSSHPSFHSAMTTMASHQLLHKSRTGFEGMEPEEVPDEDEDDENSEESVEEDSEEDLTEMTKTSSTQAPYSLIPPPPVWVQRNQGLMRSWAELIKEKAGYVSGMLAPVGIGITGALLIVGALYSIRMLHRKRRNSFKHQRRKARQPEQPREPGTSFQDQAMLLADSSEDEF